Proteins encoded by one window of Bacillus sp. DTU_2020_1000418_1_SI_GHA_SEK_038:
- a CDS encoding divergent PAP2 family protein — protein MDLLLNFPLWSAIAAIFFAQFVKVPIHFIATRKVNWALLTSTGGMPSSHSAAVTALSTGVALETGLDSPVFAISAVFAIITMFDATGVRRQAGEQAIVLNQLMSDFNHFVEEAKVWQKKGEQEKRKELKELLGHKPIEVFFGGLTGILLTLFLHYIIS, from the coding sequence ATGGATTTATTATTGAATTTTCCTCTTTGGTCAGCCATTGCGGCTATCTTCTTTGCTCAATTTGTTAAAGTCCCGATTCACTTTATTGCTACAAGGAAGGTTAATTGGGCATTGCTTACGAGCACAGGCGGGATGCCAAGCTCTCACTCTGCAGCCGTAACCGCACTTTCAACTGGTGTTGCGCTAGAAACGGGTTTAGACTCACCAGTGTTTGCAATTTCTGCTGTATTTGCCATAATCACAATGTTTGATGCGACAGGAGTTCGTAGACAAGCAGGAGAACAAGCCATTGTATTAAATCAATTAATGTCAGATTTTAACCATTTTGTGGAAGAAGCAAAGGTTTGGCAAAAAAAAGGTGAACAAGAGAAAAGGAAGGAATTAAAGGAATTGCTTGGCCATAAACCAATAGAAGTTTTTTTTGGCGGCTTAACCGGCATTCTGTTAACACTTTTTCTACATTATATTATTTCTTAA
- a CDS encoding leucyl aminopeptidase — MFTVLKELNYAKEHECLILGIFEKPNKFDGVLSSLDNEFGGQLTDLVRNGDLSAKKKAVSKVHTFGKIGAKRLYVVGLGRETDYSFESLREALGKTFKAVKADKLLDAAVLLPSLVNENVDALDAAHAVGEALTLSTYSFAGYKQKSNEPEKAIEHVTVYSDSLEEEEIKAALTVGYTYGKATNSARTLVNLPGNMLTATDMANYALELAAKYDFEAEILEKEDMLKLGMGALLAVNQGSVEPPKMIVLKYQGKEEWKDVIGLVGKGITFDTGGYSIKPKDGIVGMKSDMGGAAAVLGAMEIIGELRPEQNVVAVIPSTDNMISGNALKPDDVITSMSGKTIEVLNTDAEGRLALADAVTYAKFHGANYLVDVATLTGGVIVALGNETTGALTNNEALWEQVLEASYEAGEPIWRLPLFEKDKQRIRSSKIADLNNSPGREGHAIMGGGFVGEFAEGTPWVHLDIAGTATTRKEHNLGPSGATGVMVRTLALLVERFEV; from the coding sequence ATGTTTACAGTATTAAAGGAATTAAATTATGCAAAAGAACATGAATGCCTCATCCTTGGAATTTTCGAAAAGCCCAATAAATTCGATGGAGTTCTTTCGAGTCTGGACAATGAATTTGGCGGCCAATTAACAGATCTTGTCAGAAACGGTGATTTATCTGCTAAGAAGAAGGCTGTTTCAAAAGTACATACATTTGGGAAAATCGGGGCAAAAAGATTATATGTGGTCGGTCTTGGCCGCGAAACTGATTATAGCTTTGAAAGTTTGCGTGAGGCGCTTGGGAAAACGTTTAAAGCTGTAAAAGCAGATAAGCTTCTGGATGCAGCAGTGCTTCTCCCATCATTAGTAAACGAGAATGTAGATGCATTAGATGCAGCACACGCTGTAGGTGAAGCACTTACATTATCAACGTATTCCTTCGCAGGCTATAAACAAAAATCGAATGAGCCTGAAAAAGCCATTGAGCACGTTACTGTATATAGCGATTCTTTAGAGGAAGAGGAAATTAAAGCAGCTTTAACGGTCGGCTATACATATGGTAAAGCAACGAATTCAGCCCGGACTCTTGTTAATCTGCCGGGCAATATGCTGACTGCTACAGATATGGCCAACTATGCTTTAGAATTAGCGGCTAAATATGACTTTGAAGCAGAAATCCTTGAAAAGGAAGATATGCTTAAGCTCGGCATGGGAGCTTTATTAGCAGTTAACCAAGGCTCTGTTGAACCTCCTAAAATGATTGTCCTCAAATATCAAGGGAAAGAAGAATGGAAGGACGTCATTGGTTTAGTCGGAAAAGGTATTACATTCGATACAGGAGGCTATTCAATTAAGCCTAAAGATGGAATTGTTGGCATGAAATCGGATATGGGCGGTGCCGCTGCTGTTCTTGGAGCTATGGAAATTATAGGTGAGCTTAGGCCAGAACAGAATGTTGTCGCGGTTATCCCTTCAACTGACAACATGATTAGCGGAAATGCGCTTAAGCCTGATGATGTCATCACCTCTATGAGCGGCAAAACGATTGAAGTGCTAAATACAGATGCTGAAGGCCGCCTTGCTTTAGCAGACGCGGTAACGTATGCGAAGTTTCATGGGGCTAACTATTTAGTGGATGTTGCGACATTAACGGGAGGAGTCATTGTTGCTCTCGGAAATGAAACGACAGGTGCCTTAACTAATAATGAAGCACTATGGGAACAAGTACTTGAAGCATCATATGAAGCAGGAGAGCCTATCTGGAGACTCCCGTTGTTTGAAAAGGATAAACAAAGAATAAGAAGCAGCAAGATTGCTGATTTAAATAACTCTCCAGGACGAGAAGGACATGCAATTATGGGAGGAGGGTTTGTGGGAGAATTTGCTGAAGGTACACCTTGGGTGCACCTTGACATCGCTGGAACAGCAACGACTCGCAAAGAACATAATCTTGGCCCATCCGGTGCAACAGGCGTAATGGTACGTACACTGGCTCTGCTTGTTGAAAGATTTGAAGTATAG
- a CDS encoding MerR family transcriptional regulator, whose product MNTSAVAKLLGVSPSTVQRWVRQLGLQMERNELGHYLFKEEDIQMLKHVQDQLNKGIILQNVTVSEGKPRKGSIKTTVNISDKSTEKLLEKVELLEQRLNGKADDVVTYQLLQHRREIEDLQGIIKNLTERIETLENKQSSLKKGLPPESLLIFDKEKPKEKLKRKNIITSLFGF is encoded by the coding sequence GTGAATACAAGTGCTGTTGCAAAGTTGTTAGGGGTTTCGCCAAGCACAGTACAGCGTTGGGTAAGACAGCTGGGGCTCCAAATGGAACGGAACGAGCTTGGTCATTATTTGTTCAAGGAAGAAGATATTCAAATGCTTAAACACGTTCAAGATCAGCTTAATAAAGGGATTATTCTGCAGAATGTAACTGTAAGCGAAGGGAAGCCAAGGAAAGGAAGTATAAAAACAACCGTGAATATCAGTGACAAATCTACTGAAAAGCTACTGGAGAAAGTCGAGCTGCTGGAACAAAGATTAAACGGGAAAGCGGATGATGTGGTAACCTATCAGCTGCTGCAGCACCGCCGTGAGATTGAGGATCTCCAAGGCATTATTAAGAATTTAACTGAACGGATCGAAACACTTGAAAATAAGCAGAGCAGTCTAAAAAAAGGGCTGCCCCCAGAAAGTCTATTAATATTTGATAAAGAAAAGCCCAAAGAAAAATTAAAAAGAAAAAATATTATTACATCCCTTTTTGGATTTTAG
- a CDS encoding DUF309 domain-containing protein codes for MQDYPLEYYEFFIKFNEGDYYTCHDLLEEMWMTDKGNLFFKGLLQMSVAIYHYEYGNIKGARLMMKAAHDYLQDYRPMHWGIDLEQVYSFIEKCLALFPQDIDRVPFEEVGTLPKLPQLILLLND; via the coding sequence ATGCAGGATTACCCACTAGAATATTATGAGTTTTTTATCAAGTTTAACGAAGGGGATTACTATACTTGCCATGATCTTCTTGAAGAAATGTGGATGACTGATAAGGGAAATTTATTTTTTAAAGGGCTGCTGCAAATGAGTGTAGCGATTTATCATTATGAATACGGCAATATTAAAGGTGCAAGGCTTATGATGAAGGCCGCACATGATTATTTACAGGATTATCGCCCAATGCATTGGGGGATTGATCTTGAACAGGTCTATTCATTTATTGAGAAATGTCTTGCACTTTTTCCACAGGATATTGATAGAGTTCCCTTTGAAGAAGTTGGTACTCTTCCCAAATTACCACAATTAATACTGTTATTAAATGATTAG
- a CDS encoding cobalamin-binding protein: MRIVSICPSNTELVEYLGLTHLLVGVDDFSDWPEQIKHLPRLGPDLSIHMDKVEELQPDLVLASLSVPGMEKNIEELEKRNIPHIILNPQSLKDIENDLIITAKALAQPEAGEKASSVFQSQIEELIKIAANIEKKPSLYWEWWPKPVFTPGQVNWLTEISQLAGAVNLFKDVELASVQTDWDDVYRRNPDYICLAWVGVRKEKVNPDIVRKRPKWDQLDAVRNQHILVLEEELYCRPSPRLIEGAIRLAKKIHPEAYASIQ; this comes from the coding sequence TTGAGAATCGTTTCTATATGTCCAAGTAATACAGAGCTAGTGGAATATTTAGGTTTAACTCATCTTCTTGTAGGGGTTGATGATTTTTCTGACTGGCCAGAACAAATTAAGCATTTGCCCCGGCTAGGGCCAGATTTATCGATTCATATGGATAAAGTGGAAGAGTTGCAGCCAGATTTAGTTCTGGCATCTTTGAGTGTGCCTGGGATGGAAAAAAACATTGAAGAATTAGAGAAAAGAAACATCCCCCATATCATTCTAAATCCACAAAGCCTAAAAGATATTGAAAATGATTTAATTATTACCGCAAAAGCATTAGCTCAGCCTGAGGCCGGCGAAAAAGCTTCTTCGGTATTCCAATCACAAATCGAAGAATTAATAAAGATAGCAGCGAATATAGAGAAAAAGCCTTCTCTTTATTGGGAATGGTGGCCGAAGCCTGTCTTTACCCCAGGTCAAGTCAATTGGCTAACAGAAATTAGTCAACTTGCTGGAGCAGTTAACTTATTTAAAGATGTAGAATTGGCGAGTGTTCAAACAGATTGGGATGATGTATATCGCCGAAACCCCGATTATATTTGCCTTGCATGGGTTGGTGTTCGGAAGGAAAAAGTCAATCCTGATATAGTTAGGAAAAGACCGAAATGGGATCAGTTGGACGCTGTTCGAAATCAGCATATACTCGTTTTGGAGGAAGAACTATACTGCAGGCCATCTCCCCGTTTGATTGAAGGAGCGATTAGGCTTGCGAAAAAAATTCATCCTGAAGCTTATGCATCTATTCAATAG